The following coding sequences are from one Epilithonimonas vandammei window:
- the gyrB gene encoding DNA topoisomerase (ATP-hydrolyzing) subunit B, with amino-acid sequence MSQKQYTASSIQALEGMEHVRMRPSMYIGDVGVRGLHHLVYEVVDNSIDEALAGYCDTITVAIKEGNAIEVMDNGRGIPVDFHEKEQKSALEVVMTKIGAGGKFDKDSYKVSGGLHGVGVSCVNALSNEMVTTVYRDGNVYQQVYSRGKAQTGVEEIGHSDYRGTKQFFQPDDSIFTELVYNYDTLANRLRELSYLNKGITITLTDEREKLEDGSFKSETFHSEGGLKEFVEYIDGNRESIMENVIFMEGERDDIPVEVAMRYNTSFNENLHSYVNNINTHEGGTHLAGFRRALTRTLKKYADELGMPAKEKVEVTGDDFREGLTAVVSVKVMEPQFEGQTKTKLGNSEVSGAVDKIVGEMLTNFLEENPLEAKQIVQKVVLAAKARQAAKKAREMVQRKSPMGGSGLPGKLSDCSSKDPAESEIFLVEGDSAGGTAKQGRDRHFQAILPLRGKILNVEKSMLHKVYDNEEIKNIYTALGVSVGTEEDSKALNMTKLRYHKIVIMTDADIDGSHISTLILTFFFRYMKELIENGYIYIAQPPLYLLKKGNKKVYAYNEKEREQFTLEMSPDGKGVEVQRYKGLGEMNPEQLWETTLNPEHRILKQVTIDNAVEADSTFSMLMGDEVPPRREFIEKNAVYARIDV; translated from the coding sequence ATGAGTCAAAAACAATATACAGCAAGTAGTATTCAGGCATTGGAAGGAATGGAGCACGTTCGTATGCGTCCTTCGATGTACATTGGTGATGTAGGAGTCAGAGGTCTCCACCATTTGGTTTATGAAGTAGTGGATAACTCTATCGATGAGGCTTTGGCAGGATATTGTGATACGATAACTGTCGCGATAAAAGAAGGAAATGCCATAGAAGTTATGGATAATGGGCGTGGTATTCCTGTCGATTTTCACGAGAAAGAACAGAAATCTGCACTGGAGGTTGTAATGACCAAAATTGGAGCCGGTGGTAAGTTTGATAAAGATTCTTACAAAGTTTCCGGAGGTCTGCATGGTGTTGGGGTTTCTTGCGTTAACGCTCTTTCCAATGAGATGGTTACAACTGTTTACAGAGACGGTAATGTTTATCAGCAAGTTTATTCCAGAGGGAAAGCTCAGACAGGCGTTGAAGAAATTGGACATAGCGATTACAGAGGAACAAAACAGTTTTTCCAACCGGATGATTCTATATTTACTGAATTAGTTTACAATTACGATACATTAGCAAATCGTCTTAGAGAATTGTCTTACCTTAATAAAGGAATCACGATTACTTTGACAGATGAGAGAGAGAAATTGGAAGATGGTTCTTTCAAATCGGAAACTTTCCATTCGGAAGGTGGTTTAAAGGAATTCGTTGAGTATATCGATGGAAACCGTGAGTCTATTATGGAGAACGTCATCTTTATGGAAGGTGAGCGTGATGATATTCCGGTTGAGGTAGCGATGCGTTATAACACGTCTTTCAACGAAAATCTTCATTCTTACGTTAATAATATTAATACGCACGAAGGAGGAACGCACTTAGCAGGTTTCAGAAGAGCTTTAACAAGAACTCTTAAAAAATACGCAGATGAATTGGGTATGCCAGCAAAAGAAAAAGTAGAAGTTACGGGAGATGACTTCCGTGAAGGTTTGACGGCTGTAGTGTCTGTAAAAGTGATGGAACCTCAGTTCGAAGGTCAGACCAAAACGAAGTTAGGAAACTCAGAAGTTTCCGGAGCGGTGGATAAAATCGTTGGAGAAATGTTGACTAATTTCTTGGAAGAAAATCCGTTAGAAGCGAAGCAAATCGTACAAAAAGTGGTTTTAGCTGCGAAAGCAAGACAAGCTGCGAAAAAAGCTCGTGAAATGGTTCAGAGAAAATCGCCGATGGGAGGTTCTGGTTTGCCAGGAAAATTATCCGACTGTTCTTCCAAAGATCCTGCTGAATCTGAGATTTTCCTAGTAGAGGGAGATTCTGCAGGTGGAACGGCAAAACAAGGCCGTGACCGTCATTTCCAGGCAATTCTTCCATTGAGAGGTAAGATTTTGAATGTTGAGAAATCGATGCTTCACAAGGTTTATGATAATGAGGAAATCAAGAATATATACACAGCACTTGGGGTTTCTGTAGGAACAGAGGAAGATTCTAAAGCGTTGAATATGACAAAACTTCGTTATCACAAAATCGTAATTATGACCGATGCGGATATCGATGGTTCTCACATCTCAACTTTGATTCTTACTTTCTTCTTCAGATATATGAAAGAATTGATTGAGAACGGATACATTTATATCGCTCAACCGCCTTTATATTTATTGAAAAAAGGAAACAAAAAAGTTTACGCTTATAACGAAAAAGAACGCGAGCAATTTACCTTGGAAATGTCGCCAGACGGAAAAGGAGTAGAGGTTCAGCGTTACAAAGGTCTTGGAGAGATGAATCCTGAGCAGCTTTGGGAAACGACACTCAATCCAGAACACAGAATTCTGAAACAGGTAACAATTGATAATGCCGTAGAAGCAGATTCTACATTCTCTATGCTGATGGGTGATGAAGTACCACCTAGAAGAGAGTTTATCGAGAAAAATGCGGTTTACGCAAGAATTGATGTTTAA
- a CDS encoding glutamate synthase subunit beta, with translation MGKTDGFLIYDRELPAKLPVSERLKNYKEFYEPASEKLLKEQSARCMDCGVPFCQSGCPLGNVIPEFNDAVYKEQWEKAYRILTSTNNFPEFTGRICPAPCEGACVLGINNLPVTIEEIEKNIIEIAFEQGFAKPKIPQFRTDKKVAVVGSGPAGLAAAYQLNQAGHHVTVFERDSEIGGLLRFGIPDFKLDKNIVERRVRWMEQEGVEFRTNVNVGVNYSVEELNRNFDAVVLALGSTVPRDLMLPNRDAKGVHFAMDFLVQNNKKVSGIEFYEEELNVKGKKVVVIGGGDTGSDCIGTSNRQGAEVVYQIYYKPMQPTKRDETMPWPTMPMTLQVTSSHEEGCERRWSVNSKEFVKDENGNLTGLRLVEAEWTKDADGKWNLYTEKPNSEFVIECDYAFIALGYTHVEQKGLVEALDINLDPKGNLIGNNKEFRTNQAKYFSCGDARKGQSLVVWAIAEGRDCAKKVDEFLKN, from the coding sequence ATGGGAAAGACAGATGGTTTTTTGATATATGACAGAGAGTTGCCTGCGAAGCTTCCGGTTTCGGAAAGGTTGAAGAATTATAAGGAGTTTTATGAACCAGCTTCTGAAAAGCTCTTGAAAGAGCAGTCTGCAAGATGTATGGATTGTGGTGTTCCGTTTTGTCAGAGCGGTTGTCCGTTGGGAAATGTGATTCCAGAATTCAATGATGCGGTTTATAAGGAGCAATGGGAAAAGGCTTATCGTATTTTAACTTCAACGAATAATTTTCCTGAATTTACAGGTCGAATTTGTCCTGCGCCCTGTGAAGGAGCCTGTGTTTTAGGGATTAATAATCTGCCGGTAACAATCGAGGAGATCGAAAAAAATATTATCGAAATCGCTTTTGAGCAAGGATTTGCAAAACCAAAAATTCCGCAATTCAGGACGGATAAAAAAGTAGCGGTTGTGGGGTCTGGTCCTGCCGGTCTGGCGGCGGCTTATCAGTTGAATCAGGCTGGACATCACGTGACGGTTTTTGAAAGAGATTCTGAAATTGGTGGTTTGTTGAGATTCGGAATTCCTGATTTTAAATTAGATAAAAACATCGTTGAACGCCGTGTTCGGTGGATGGAACAGGAAGGTGTTGAGTTTAGAACTAATGTCAATGTTGGTGTTAATTATTCCGTGGAAGAATTGAATAGAAATTTTGATGCCGTTGTTTTGGCTTTAGGAAGTACAGTTCCGAGAGATTTGATGCTTCCAAACCGTGATGCGAAAGGTGTTCATTTCGCAATGGATTTTCTGGTTCAGAATAATAAAAAAGTTAGCGGAATTGAGTTTTATGAAGAAGAACTCAATGTTAAAGGGAAAAAAGTGGTCGTCATTGGCGGTGGAGATACAGGCTCAGATTGCATTGGAACTTCGAATCGGCAAGGTGCGGAAGTGGTTTATCAGATTTATTATAAACCGATGCAACCTACAAAACGAGACGAAACTATGCCTTGGCCAACAATGCCGATGACTTTGCAGGTGACATCATCCCACGAGGAAGGTTGCGAAAGAAGATGGTCTGTCAATTCCAAAGAATTTGTAAAAGATGAAAATGGAAATCTTACGGGTCTTCGCCTTGTGGAAGCGGAATGGACCAAAGATGCCGATGGAAAATGGAATCTTTACACAGAAAAACCAAACTCAGAATTTGTTATCGAATGTGATTATGCTTTCATTGCTTTGGGTTATACGCACGTGGAGCAGAAAGGTTTGGTGGAAGCTTTGGATATCAATCTTGACCCGAAAGGAAATCTTATTGGAAATAATAAAGAATTCCGAACCAATCAAGCCAAATATTTCTCTTGTGGTGATGCGAGAAAAGGGCAAAGTTTGGTTGTTTGGGCAATTGCGGAAGGAAGAGATTGCGCGAAAAAAGTAGATGAGTTTTTGAAAAATTAA